Part of the Prevotella communis genome is shown below.
CAATAACCATTGCCACCAGATATGTACCGTGTGTGGCAAGGTGACCGAGATCAAGGTTCCCGAGGTGGTAGAGGCCATAGAGGACATGCACCTGAAGCGATTCCGCAAGGATGGCTTCTCCCTTTATATATACGGCATCTGTTCTGTGTGTCAGGGTGCACTCACAAGGAAAAGTAAAAAGAGAAATAATTAGAATACAAAAACATAAAGACAATGAAACAAGGTAAGGTTGATGTCCTGCTGGGTTTGCAGTGGGGCGACGAAGGTAAAGGAAAGGTTGTTGACGTGCTGACTCCCCATTACGATGTGGTAGCCCGTTTCCAGGGTGGTCCTAACGCTGGCCATACGTTGGAGTTCAACGGCGAGAAGTATGTACTCCGTTCTATCCCTTCAGGTATTTTCCAGGGTGGCAAGGTAAACATTATTGGTAATGGCGTTGTGCTGGCTCCCGATCTCTTCATGGAGGAGGCAAAGGCACTCGAGGCCACTGGCCATCCCCTGAGAGAGCGTCTTCATATCTCAAAGAAGGCTCACCTCATCATGCCTACCCACCGTGTGCTCGATGCAGCCTATGAGGCTCAGAAGGGTAAGAACAAGGTGGGCACCACCGGTAAGGGCATTGGTCCTACTTATACCGACAAGGTTAGTCGCACGGGTCTGCGTGTTGGCGATATCCTCGAGAATTTCCCTGAGAAGTATGCTGCTGCAAAGGCTCGCCACGAGGCTATCCTGAAGTCGCTCAACTTCGACTATGATATCACGGAGGTAGAGAAGAAATGGATGGAGGGTATCGAGTACCTGCGCCAGTTCCCTATCGTTGATTCTGAGCACGAGATCAACCAGATCCTGCGTTCTGGCAAGAGTGTGCTGTGCGAGGGTGCTCAGGGCACTATGCTCGATGTCGATTTCGGCAGCTATCCCTTCGTTACTTCTTCAAACACCATCTGTGCTGGTGCCTGCACCGGTCTGGGTATCGGTCCCAACAAGATTGGCGAGGTGTTTGGTATCATGAAGGCCTACTGCACCCGTGTTGGTGCCGGTCCTTTCCCCACAGAGCTCTTCGATGAGACTGGCAAGAAGATTCGTGACCTGGGTCATGAGTATGGTGCCGTGACTGGTCGTGAGCGCCGTTGTGGATGGATTGACCTCGTAGCCCTGCGCTATTCTATCATGGTAAACGGTGTTACCCAGCTCATCATGATGAAGAGCGACGTGCTCGATGGCTTCGATACCATCAAGGCCTGCACTTCTTATAAGGTGAATGGCGTGGAGACACGCGACTTCCCCTACAACATCGAGGAGGGTATCGAACCTGTATATGTAGAGCTGCCCGGTTGGAAGACCGACATGACGAAGTTCACTTCTGAGGACCAGTTCCCCAAGCAGTTCTCTGACTACATCAAGTTCCTCGAGAAAGAACTCGAAACTCCTATCACGATTATTTCAATCGGTCCAGACCGTGAACAAACTATTGTTAGAAAATAAATGGCAAATAAACCTTCTATTCCAAAGGGAACGCGCGACTTTGGCCCCGTAGAGATGGCCAAGCGCAACTATATCTTTAATACCATCCGTAGCGTGTACGAACTCTACGGATTCCAGCAGATTGAGACTCCTGCGCAAGAGACCCTTCAAACCTTGATGGGTAAGTATGGCGAGGAGGGCGACAAACTGCTCTTCAAGATTCTGAACTCTGGCGACTACCTGTCGAAGATTGAGGATAGCGAACTGACCGAGCGCAACACGCTCCGCCTGGCTTCCAAAATCTGCGAAAAGGGTTTGCGCTACGACCTCACCGTGCCTTTCGCCCGCTATGTGGTGATGCACCGCGAGGAACTGCAGTTGCCCTTCAAGCGCTATCAGGTGCAGCCCGTGTGGCGTGCCGACCGTCCCCAGAAGGGCCGCTATCGTGAGTTCTATCAGTTCGATGGCGATGTGGTGGGCTCTGACTCGCTGCTCAACGAGGTGGAACTGATGCAGATCGTCGACACCGTGTTCACCCGTTTTGGCGTGCGTGTGCAGATAAAAATCAACAACCGCAAGATCCTTACGGGCATTGCCGAGGTGATCGGTGCTGCCGATAAGATCGTGGATATCACCGTGGCTATCGACAAGCTCGATAAGATTGGTATCGACAATGTGAATGCCGAACTGCGTGAGGATGGTCTCACCGACGAGCAGATAGAGAAGCTGCAGCCTATCATCATGCTCGAGGGTACTAACGAGCAGAAGCTCGAGACCATCGCCCAGGTGCTTGCTTCCAGTGAGACCGGCTTGAAGGGCGTCGAGGAAACCCGTTATATCTTGAGTTTCCTGACTTCACTTAACAATGAGATTCAGCTCGACCTGACCCTGGCTCGTGGCTTGAGCTACTATACCGGTGCTATCTTCGAGGTGAAGGCGCTCGACACACCTATGGGCTCTATCTCTGGTGGTGGTCGTTACGACAACCTCACGGGTATCTTCGGCATGCCTGGTCTTTCAGGTGTAGGTATCTCGTTTGGCGTGGATCGTATCTACGACGTGCTCAACGCGCTCGACCTCTATCCCAAGGACTCGCTGCAAACCACTCAGGTGCTCTTCATCAATTTCGGTGAGAAGGAGACAGCCTACTGTCTGCCCATCATCGCCAAAGTGCGCCAGGCTGGCATCCGTGCCGAGATTTTCCCCGACAGCACGAAGATGAAGAAGCAGATGTCGTACGCCAATGCCAAGCAGATTCCTTTCGTGGTGCTGGCTGGCGACAACGAGATGGCTGAGGGCAAGGTGACGCTGAAGAATATGGAGACGGGTGAACAGACACTCGTTTCGCCCGAGGAGCTCATTGCGAAGCTGTCGTAAACCCTTTATAAAAACAAATCAATGAAACAAATCAAACTACTTACTGTATTGTTGGCCTTGGTGCTTCTCTGCACCTCGGCCACCAAACAGAAAACTACAACAATATTTATTATAGGAGATTCTACCGCCGCACAGAAAGATCTCTCTAAAGGCAAGCAAGAGCGAGGGTGGGGGATGGCCTTGCAGGAATACTTTGACGAAGAGTATATAGTCGTTGACAATCATGCAGTTAACGGACGCTCGTCGCTCTCGTTTCACAACGAGGGTCGCTGGGAAAAGGTGCTGCAGAAGATGAAGCCCGGCGACTATGTCATCATCCAGTTCGGACATAATGACGAGAAGCCCAAGGCCGACCGCCACACCGACCCCGGCTCTACGTTCGACTATATGTTGGCACGCTATGTGCGCGAGACGCGCGAGCATGGTGGCATCCCCGTGCTGATGAACTGTGTGGTGCGCCGCAACTTCTTTGTCGAGGCACCTCAGATCGAGGATGATGAACTGCTACGTACCACCACCTTCAAGGATGGTGTGAAGATGGTGGAGGGCGACTCGCTGATAGATACCCACGGCCTCTATCGTGTGGCGCCGCGTGATGTGGCTCGCCGCATGAACGTGCATTTCGTCGATGCCAACAAGATTACGCACGACCTGGAACAGGGACTGGGGCGCGAGGCATCCAAGAAGCTCCACATGTGGTATCGTCCGGGCGAAGAGCCCAGCGAACCCAAGGGTAAGCAGGACAACACTCACTATAATGTCTATGGTGCCCATGTAGTGGCTGGTCTGCTGGCCGATGCCCTATGCGAGGAGATTCCCCTGCTGAGCAAATATCGCACGAAGAAAAAATAATAACATAAAATCCTGCAAAAAACTTGCAGGATTTATTTTTTATCCTTATCTTTGCAAAAAATAATACCTATTACTAACCAAATACTAGTTTAAACATTATGAAGAAAAAGTTTATCTGCGCCGTTTGTGGATATATCTACGAAGGCGATGAAGCTCCCGAGAAGTGTCCCATCTGTAAGGCTCCTGCCTCAAAGTTCTCTGAACTGAAGGATGATGCTGATATGACTTATGCTACCGTTCATAAGATTGGTGACGGCAAGCCCGAGGGAGTTAGTGAGGAAATGATCAACGACCTGCGTGCCCATTTCAATGGTGAGTGTGGTGAGGTTGGTATGTATCTGGCAATGGCTCGTCAGGCCGATCGTGAGGGTTATCCCGAGATTGCCGAGGCCTTCAAGCGCTACGCTTTCGAAGAGGCCGACCATGCCTCTCGTTTCGCTGAGCTGCTGGGCGAGGTTGTATGGGACACCAAGACCAACCTTGAGAAGCGTGCTGCTGCCGAGGCAGGTGCCTGCGAGGACAAGTTCCGTATTGCCAAGAACGCCAAGGCTGCCGGTTTCGATGCCATCCACGACACCGTACACGAAATGGCCAAGGACGAGGCCCGTCATGGTGCCGGCTTCGCTGGTCTGCTGAAGCGCTATTTCGGCAAGTAAGTATTATCTGAAAATATATATTGAAAGCGAGCTCGGCAAAATTGCCGGGCTCACTCTTTTTTACATGTCTGTAGACATTAAAATTCTAAGGAGTAGGGGAGCCGGAGAAGGTTTTTAGACGATTTCATCGGAATTAGGTGTTAGAATTCGCGGAATTTTAACACCTAATTCCGTAATTTTAAACACCTACTTGGAATTTTAAACACCTTATTATAAAAAAAATGTGTACCTTTGCGGGCGTTTTTTGGGATTTTTCAACGATGAGAAAGTTTGAGGTCATATTTATACCCTACGAGACAATTAAATAATCAATAATAAACAATAACAATGAGTATTAAGAAAGACTTTTTCGCGCCCTTAGCCTCGGGGCTGGGCGCAACGCGACGGGCAGCCATGCTGCTGCTTGTGATGATGCTCACGACTGCAACGGCATGGGCACAAACCACAATTACGCCAACCACCCCCTCGCAGGATGGTGACGGCTTTTACAGCATCGGCTCTGCCGCAGAACTTTACGGCTTTGCTGAGCTTGTCAACAATGGCAATGCTTCAGCCAACGCTAAACTGACCGCTGACATTGTGGTCAATGAAAACGTGTTGGACGCCAACGGAGAAGCCAACACCGGCGACTTTGTGCAATGGACACCGATAGGAAATGATTATTTTGAGGGCAAGGTTTATTCCGGCACATTCGATGGGCAGGGACACACCGTCAGCGGACTCTATGTCAGCGGCAGTAGCTGGCGTGTCGGACTTGTTGGTGCAGTAAGCGGTTCAGCCGTCGTCAAGAACCTCGGCATTGTGGATTCGTATTTCAGCAGTTCCAACAACTTCCTTGGTTCGATAGTAGGTGGAGTCGCTAATAACTCTTCCGTTACTCTCGCCAATGTGTATAGCACAAGTACCGTAAAGGGCGACAACTGGATTGGCGGGCTTGCGGGCGGTGGCGATGGCTCCGTCTCTGTCGTCAATTCCTATTTTGCAGGAAAGACAAGTGCAAATTGGGCCTACGGCACTCACCACGACGATCTTGTGGCGGGCGATTTTGACAGGTCCACTCTCACTGTGTGCAACGCTTTTGTCCTCGGTACTTCGCAATATGGCACATCGGTTACGGCAGAGCAACTTTCCGACGGCACGGTGGCTGCGGCTCTGCATTATTATCAGGACGCGCTTGCCGACGGCTCGATGTTTGGTCTGAGTGGTGGCAAGACGAATTTCTCCGGCACGATTGACGGTGTGAGCGTAACTACTGCAAACATCACTTTGCACACCTTTGACGGTGACGCAACGGCTTATTCGTCAAAATACATTGTCGGGAATACCACGCCGCTGCCCGTAAACGTAGAGCGTGAGGGTTACACATTCTTTGGCTGGTACGACAATGCCGACCTTGAAGGCGATGCCGTTACAAGCATTTCTTCTTCCGAAACCGACGACAAAGAATATTGGGCGAAATTTGAAAGAAGTCACGCTGTGTCGTTTGTCCTTGGTGGCGGCACAATCCGAAGCGGAGAAATCGACCATTACATTGAGGGAGAAACAACGGTACTTCCCACATATGTGACGAAGGTCGGTGCTTCGTTCGAGGGCTGGTACACGACGGAGGACTTCACAGGCAGCCGTTATTACTCCATTCCAGCCACGGCAACCGAGGATATGACGTTTTATGCGAAATGGGGCGAAGTAAAAACGACATTCTATCTTGTTCAAGGCGGCAGTCCTGAGCCTGTGAGCATCCTCTACGAAGGCGAGAGCATTGTCTGGCTCGACAAAACGACGACGGAAAGATATGTTATTTCCGATAACTTTTACAATTATTGGGGTTCTAATCCAGATATCAATGTGCCTTACACCGGCGGAGAATCCACATTCGGCAATTACGCAAGTGAGTTTAGTGTTGCTCAAAGCGGATTCTATGTGTTCACTCTGACGGACAAGGGCGGTGAAAGTTGGTTTGTGTCGATATTGAAGTCTATGCTGAACTGCGACGTGGCATCTATACCCACCCAGGTCTATACGGGCTCGGCAATCGAACCTGACGTGACCGTTAAAGATGGAGAAACAACGCTCACTCTTGGCACGGATTACGAGGTGGCTTACAGCAATAACGTCAACGCAGGAACAGCCACAGTCACCATCACCGGCAAGGGCAACTACTCGGGCGAGAGCGCAGCAACGTTCACTATTGTAAAGTCCATGACCAATGATGGCATCACTATTGCCGCCATCGCTGACCAGACCTACACCGGCTCTGCCATCGAACCTGCCGTGACCGTAACCGATGGAGAAAAAACCCTCACGCTTGGAACAGATTATACCATCGGGTATTTTGCCAATGTGAATGTGGGTACAGCCACTGCTACCATTACCGGCAAGGGCAACTACACGGGCTCAAGAGAGGCGACGTTCACTATTGTCTATCCCACCGTCACCACGTCGTATGTCGAGGCCGACGGCACACTGCACGAGAATGTTGTCGCCATCCCGCTAATCAATGCCATGACAACACTGCCGGCGGGCACCTATGTGGTGAACAGCGACGTGGCCTATACGGGCACCGTGACACTCAGCGGCGACGTGACGCTGATTCTCGGCGACGGCAAGACGATGACTGTGACGAACACGGGAACGGACGTAAAGGATCGTGCCATCTATGGTGATGAGAAGACGCTACACATCTACGGACAGAGCCAGGGCACGGGTGCCCTGACGGCTACGGCTGTTGGAGGCGATGCTGCAATCTGTTTGTTGATTAATCAAAAAGCTACAAGTCTGCTTGGCATCCACGGCGGTGTGGTATCGGCTTCGACAGAGTACGCCAGTGGCAACGGTATCCTAGTGCAGTGCGAAACTGATGCCGGCGGCATCGTTATCGATGGCGGACAGGTAACGGCCTCGGGTAACAATTTTGGCATCTACTGCGAGGGCGGACACTTCGACATACTGGGCGGACAGGTAACTGCCACGGGCACAAACTTTGGCGGATTAGGCATTTGTGACTGTAGTTTACCCGGTGTGCTGACACTTGGCTACTCAAAGGCAAGCGACTTTGTTAGCACCAACAGTATATACAACTACTGCGGCGAGAGTTTTGCCGGCGAGGTTAAGATTGCCGACGACCAGACGCTGGTTGACGGAAATGGAAACATTTGGAGTGGAACGCTCAGTAATGATGAGATCCAGAGCATCCACAACCAGACACTGCGACCTGTTACGGGCGTGGCGCTGACGAAGGATGGCAATAACGTCTCCGCCACATTCAACGGCTCATCGGAGACGACGGTGAGCATCCCTGTGGATGTCAATGTAACTAGCGTGACCT
Proteins encoded:
- a CDS encoding InlB B-repeat-containing protein produces the protein MSIKKDFFAPLASGLGATRRAAMLLLVMMLTTATAWAQTTITPTTPSQDGDGFYSIGSAAELYGFAELVNNGNASANAKLTADIVVNENVLDANGEANTGDFVQWTPIGNDYFEGKVYSGTFDGQGHTVSGLYVSGSSWRVGLVGAVSGSAVVKNLGIVDSYFSSSNNFLGSIVGGVANNSSVTLANVYSTSTVKGDNWIGGLAGGGDGSVSVVNSYFAGKTSANWAYGTHHDDLVAGDFDRSTLTVCNAFVLGTSQYGTSVTAEQLSDGTVAAALHYYQDALADGSMFGLSGGKTNFSGTIDGVSVTTANITLHTFDGDATAYSSKYIVGNTTPLPVNVEREGYTFFGWYDNADLEGDAVTSISSSETDDKEYWAKFERSHAVSFVLGGGTIRSGEIDHYIEGETTVLPTYVTKVGASFEGWYTTEDFTGSRYYSIPATATEDMTFYAKWGEVKTTFYLVQGGSPEPVSILYEGESIVWLDKTTTERYVISDNFYNYWGSNPDINVPYTGGESTFGNYASEFSVAQSGFYVFTLTDKGGESWFVSILKSMLNCDVASIPTQVYTGSAIEPDVTVKDGETTLTLGTDYEVAYSNNVNAGTATVTITGKGNYSGESAATFTIVKSMTNDGITIAAIADQTYTGSAIEPAVTVTDGEKTLTLGTDYTIGYFANVNVGTATATITGKGNYTGSREATFTIVYPTVTTSYVEADGTLHENVVAIPLINAMTTLPAGTYVVNSDVAYTGTVTLSGDVTLILGDGKTMTVTNTGTDVKDRAIYGDEKTLHIYGQSQGTGALTATAVGGDAAICLLINQKATSLLGIHGGVVSASTEYASGNGILVQCETDAGGIVIDGGQVTASGNNFGIYCEGGHFDILGGQVTATGTNFGGLGICDCSLPGVLTLGYSKASDFVSTNSIYNYCGESFAGEVKIADDQTLVDGNGNIWSGTLSNDEIQSIHNQTLRPVTGVALTKDGNNVSATFNGSSETTVSIPVDVNVTSVTYNRAFTEGKPSTVMLPFSLGEGQTLTGGKLYKFSGVTKNETTGKWEATMTETTTLQANTPYLLMPDNKLTDAKVTFDLNNNTVTLNTNGGGNCETAAPGSHWTFKGTYRFKEWNSNDYNDAEEIGRAYGFAGVAKDGINVGDFVRVASGAKIRPMRAYLLWNDMPNAANARSFTRGAAAKDEELPQSIIVRLVGSNGETTAIGTLDTETGEMTFDSEAWYTLDGVRLSGKPSKKGLYINNGRKVVIK
- a CDS encoding NADH peroxidase produces the protein MKKKFICAVCGYIYEGDEAPEKCPICKAPASKFSELKDDADMTYATVHKIGDGKPEGVSEEMINDLRAHFNGECGEVGMYLAMARQADREGYPEIAEAFKRYAFEEADHASRFAELLGEVVWDTKTNLEKRAAAEAGACEDKFRIAKNAKAAGFDAIHDTVHEMAKDEARHGAGFAGLLKRYFGK
- the hisS gene encoding histidine--tRNA ligase → MANKPSIPKGTRDFGPVEMAKRNYIFNTIRSVYELYGFQQIETPAQETLQTLMGKYGEEGDKLLFKILNSGDYLSKIEDSELTERNTLRLASKICEKGLRYDLTVPFARYVVMHREELQLPFKRYQVQPVWRADRPQKGRYREFYQFDGDVVGSDSLLNEVELMQIVDTVFTRFGVRVQIKINNRKILTGIAEVIGAADKIVDITVAIDKLDKIGIDNVNAELREDGLTDEQIEKLQPIIMLEGTNEQKLETIAQVLASSETGLKGVEETRYILSFLTSLNNEIQLDLTLARGLSYYTGAIFEVKALDTPMGSISGGGRYDNLTGIFGMPGLSGVGISFGVDRIYDVLNALDLYPKDSLQTTQVLFINFGEKETAYCLPIIAKVRQAGIRAEIFPDSTKMKKQMSYANAKQIPFVVLAGDNEMAEGKVTLKNMETGEQTLVSPEELIAKLS
- a CDS encoding adenylosuccinate synthase yields the protein MKQGKVDVLLGLQWGDEGKGKVVDVLTPHYDVVARFQGGPNAGHTLEFNGEKYVLRSIPSGIFQGGKVNIIGNGVVLAPDLFMEEAKALEATGHPLRERLHISKKAHLIMPTHRVLDAAYEAQKGKNKVGTTGKGIGPTYTDKVSRTGLRVGDILENFPEKYAAAKARHEAILKSLNFDYDITEVEKKWMEGIEYLRQFPIVDSEHEINQILRSGKSVLCEGAQGTMLDVDFGSYPFVTSSNTICAGACTGLGIGPNKIGEVFGIMKAYCTRVGAGPFPTELFDETGKKIRDLGHEYGAVTGRERRCGWIDLVALRYSIMVNGVTQLIMMKSDVLDGFDTIKACTSYKVNGVETRDFPYNIEEGIEPVYVELPGWKTDMTKFTSEDQFPKQFSDYIKFLEKELETPITIISIGPDREQTIVRK
- a CDS encoding rhamnogalacturonan acetylesterase — translated: MKQIKLLTVLLALVLLCTSATKQKTTTIFIIGDSTAAQKDLSKGKQERGWGMALQEYFDEEYIVVDNHAVNGRSSLSFHNEGRWEKVLQKMKPGDYVIIQFGHNDEKPKADRHTDPGSTFDYMLARYVRETREHGGIPVLMNCVVRRNFFVEAPQIEDDELLRTTTFKDGVKMVEGDSLIDTHGLYRVAPRDVARRMNVHFVDANKITHDLEQGLGREASKKLHMWYRPGEEPSEPKGKQDNTHYNVYGAHVVAGLLADALCEEIPLLSKYRTKKK